The Bdellovibrio sp. NC01 genome includes the window GGCAGGTCTTCTTTCTCCAGATGTGGTGGAAGAAGTTATGGGTCGCGCAGAAGTGCGTAACACATTCAACGTACCTAAAGTCGGCTTGATCGCTGGTTGCTTCGTTCTTGATGGTAAAGTTCAACGTAACAACTCGATTCGTTTGCTTCGTGAAAATAAAATCGTTTACGAAGGAAAAATCTCTTCACTTAAACGCTTCAAAGATGACGCGAAAGAAGTGGCAGCAGGTTACGAATGCGGTATCGGTATCGAAAACTATAACGACGTTAAAGTGGGCGATATGATGGAAGCATACGTGAAAAAAGAAGTTGCTCGTGAACTTTCTAGCGGAGCTCAGTAATGAAGAACATGGGTGATGGGCGCCGAGTCGCTCGCGTAGAAAAAGAGATTCAAGCTACCATCGCTCAGTTTTTGATCCGTGGTTTTAAAACGCCGTTGCCAGGTCTTGTGACTGTGGCATCGGTGCGTATGCCAGCGGATTTGCGTGCTGCTAAGGTTTACATCAGCGTTCTTGGTTCGGATGAACAAAAAGAAGAAGCGATTGAGCTTCTGCAAGATCGCGCTTTTGAAATTCAAAATTATATCGGTAAAGAACTCAAAATGCGCTATTGCCCAAAATTGACGTTCTTTGCAGATCACGCCACGGATCAGGTTTTAAAAGTAGAGCGCATTCTGCATGAACTTGCGGAAGAGCGTAAGGCGAGCGGAACTTCAGAGGATGAAGATACCGACGGCGACGCTGACTCTGACGAAAACTAGGATCTCTAATTAATGAACAATACATTTAACGGTCTTCTGTTGGTTGATAAACCATCAGGTATTTCAAGCCATGACGTCGTTTCACGACTTCGTCGTATTATGGGCACGCGCTCGGTCGGGCATTCGGGGACTTTGGATCCGATGGCTTCGGGCTTGATGGCGTGCTTAATCAATGAAGGCACCAAGTTAAGCCAATATATTTTGGAAGGCGATAAAGGCTATCGCGTGCGCATTCAGTTTGGAATTCGCACTGATACTTTGGACGTGACAGGGGAGACCTTGGAAACGTTGCCGGTGACTCACTCAAAGGATGATCTTTTGCGTGAGGCTTTTAAATTGTCTGGCGAAATGGAAGTGGAAGTTCCGATTTACTCTGCGATTAAAATTCAGGGTAAGAAATTGTACGAATACGCCCGTGAAGAACAAGAAGTTGTGATTCCGAAGAAAGTGATGAATTTCTGGGATATCAAGTTCTTGGATTGTGGGGCGGATTGGGCCGAGTTCGATTTACGCTGCTCAAAAGGCAGCTACATCCGTACTTGGGTCGATCTTTTAGGGAAAGCCTTGGGCTGTGGGGCGGCGATGAGTGCTTTGCGCAGAACCTATTCGGCTCCTTACCTGCTAGAGCAGGCGCAAACCCTGGAAGACATCGAAGATTGTGTTAAAAAAGGCACTTTCAGTTCATCGTTCGTGAAAATGGACATGGCTTTGCCTCAGATCAAACGAATTCGCGTTCGCGGTCAGGATCAAGTGCTTTTGGGGAATGGTCAAATCAGCCATGACCTGCGTTCGCAGTTGATAGCCCTTTTTAAGCCGGAAGAAGATCAATATATCCAAGTTGTTGCTCAAGAAACGGGCGCTTTATTGGCCCTTATTGGCTTAGAACCGGGTAAAGGATTCGTGCTTCGTCGAGTTTTTAAGTACTAAAGGCGTCTTTAAAGATTAGTCGTTTTGAGTACTTGACCGCCTTCGCGGGAACAGTTAGAACCTTATCTTCAAACCTACCTGGGTCGACAGCCATGACGATCTGAGGGTGGGAAACCTGAACGAAACATTTAAAACAGGAGACGTTAATGGCAGTCACTAAAGAACAAAAAGAACAAATCGTAAAAAAATTCAAAACTAGTGATCTTGATACTGGTTCAGCAAACGTACAAATCGCTTTGTTGACAGCAAGAAT containing:
- the rbfA gene encoding 30S ribosome-binding factor RbfA, encoding MKNMGDGRRVARVEKEIQATIAQFLIRGFKTPLPGLVTVASVRMPADLRAAKVYISVLGSDEQKEEAIELLQDRAFEIQNYIGKELKMRYCPKLTFFADHATDQVLKVERILHELAEERKASGTSEDEDTDGDADSDEN
- the truB gene encoding tRNA pseudouridine(55) synthase TruB, which gives rise to MNNTFNGLLLVDKPSGISSHDVVSRLRRIMGTRSVGHSGTLDPMASGLMACLINEGTKLSQYILEGDKGYRVRIQFGIRTDTLDVTGETLETLPVTHSKDDLLREAFKLSGEMEVEVPIYSAIKIQGKKLYEYAREEQEVVIPKKVMNFWDIKFLDCGADWAEFDLRCSKGSYIRTWVDLLGKALGCGAAMSALRRTYSAPYLLEQAQTLEDIEDCVKKGTFSSSFVKMDMALPQIKRIRVRGQDQVLLGNGQISHDLRSQLIALFKPEEDQYIQVVAQETGALLALIGLEPGKGFVLRRVFKY